From Brassica rapa cultivar Chiifu-401-42 chromosome A06, CAAS_Brap_v3.01, whole genome shotgun sequence:
ttgcggaaaaaaaaaaaaggtgagcACTAAAAGTCATAAAAGAATTCCAAGAATCCcatgtaaaattatttatttaaaagcaACTCactgttcttttctttttttttctcgctTTCTTTAGCTTCCTATTTCTTTTACTGAAATCTCATTAATATTTGCAAATAACAAATGTGAAAGATATTGGCGAGATACATTGCTGGCAGGTTACAAACTTCTTGAGATAAAACCCCATTAAAACGAGAGGACGTCCCCAACCCagaaaaactattaaaaactaaaacaataaaaaatgaaatactattattttgaaaatagtgATAAAAGGCTATTTTGACCCTTCTCCCATCTTTTAATGGCTTTTATCAGATTCAGACCACATGCCAACAAAGAAGTATGGTAAATGGCAAGCCTCTTGTCCCTTTTACATATGTTTCAGAAATTATatgtaaactatttttttgaaaaaaaaaacaaaaggttaCATGCAATACACCTAGTTTTACAAAAGTCTAATCAATTCAACGATTTAATTTATGAATGACCCAGCAATGTCATtgcttacaacaacaaaaaacttcaaaatatttctTCTTTAAACAGAGGCATCAATCATTGACAAAACGACCAAACcaaatattaaactaaaaaaaaactaggcaatagaaaaaaaaaattgagtttttttttaaacaccaaaaaatattttgttttgaggtgtaataaataaatatatgaaaaattcaACTTTTACTTTTCCTGGATTTTCTTCTGGTCAAGGTCCTCACGGACCTCACCATCCAACCCTGTTTCCTCACTTTGGTTCCTTCGACTTTGGATGATGCCACATGACGAGAAGAGGTGGACCATCCTGATCTGAGTTTGATGACATGGAAAAGATGACCAATACGTTTGCGCCACCTGAGAGATGACTTGACACTATTAGGCTCAACGATACTCGTACTGCTCGTTGTAAGGGACTGCTGCTCCTTACATGCTGAGCTTGTGTTGTCTACACAAACCTTTGACACTGTTTTCTTCTCCCACGACGCGTTTCCATCATTTTcgaattttattgatataaagGAATCtgaacacacacacaaaggaaaacaaataaatttcagTTATTCATTGATTTGTACGACAATTAAGATtatcttttctaaaaaaaatcaattaagatTATCTATAGTTATACATAAATTTCAAGAACTATAAATGATAATTAGCCGTAGCCATCAAATCATCATCATACCGAGGAAACCAAAAAAGGGAATTATCCAATTGGAATTAGTTTTAAAGTTTATCAAAATAACATTAATGTGTATATGAAGTATATACATAAATTGTGTGTATGAGATACGCATTTATACTATAGATATGTGTAAAGTTGTGTACCTTCTTGGCTTGTGGAGACGTCAAGATCGGAGGATGGATGGAATTTCCTGCGGTGACGGAGATCGAGGCGACTGAGGAGAGAGCTCAAGGTGAAGATCTTAGGGAGGTTAATGACTGGTGAAGATGAAGAGTATTTGGTTCTTGACGATCTCTGCTTCGAAGCTAAAACCAGAAGCCTCTCGTTCAAACAGAGTGGGCACACTCCAACATATTCTTCCTTCGGATGGAAATAACAGTATGGTGAGCTATCATCTTTGTACATATCCATCTTCACTACCaaaggagagaagagaagaagagagagggtAAAGGAGAAACAGAGAGATAAGAAATGAGATGTGATTAGGTCTGAAATTGAGTTTCGTAATATATATCGAATATATTAGTGTTTTCgcatatatatactatttcatATTATTTCTCAAGTAGATAAACCTTTTAGCTACTTGGAAGAAacggaaaaagaaagaaaaatgacaAGCCTTTTTAGTTGTGATAATATTCTAATCAACTATCCATTAAATATAATCGATGGTTTATTTTAAACAGTAGATTTTGAAGACATTACTGTTTTCAGATATTGGCATAATCTAGaaaattaatctatatatatgcTAAGGTCATGCATCTGTTATTAACGAACAGATCTCGAGCTTAGTTCTTATGGGACTTTATTTGtgtaatttttgtttgtttgtttgtaaaaTGGACAACATATTTCAAAGTATTTATGATGTTTAATTATGCATATATAATATCCTTTTTTCATATACAATATCTTTTAGCGATAATAATATCTAGGAACGTTCAACAAGTAatcctcctatacattaaaatagaagtcactttagtgatttctaatgacgtgtcgctcataggttaaatttcaaaaaaattgttataatttgattggtcgattgcttttaatttttatttatttaaattagatctaaaaattaaggtaagtataaaaatatttaatatcacttgccatataatctaaagaatattacaaataacaatttatagcAACTAaatctcgaaattatagaaagattaataatgttatattttagtacttttaatatttataaactataaaatataatgaacaaatttttatataagataattataatagttttatattctACTTGAttaattgtattcgaatataattatataataactattttaaatattacaaaatccaaacatgtttattaatatgatttttaaattatttatcgttgtttacagaataaatttatcagaatttta
This genomic window contains:
- the LOC103873025 gene encoding uncharacterized protein LOC103873025; translation: MDMYKDDSSPYCYFHPKEEYVGVCPLCLNERLLVLASKQRSSRTKYSSSSPVINLPKIFTLSSLLSRLDLRHRRKFHPSSDLDVSTSQEDSFISIKFENDGNASWEKKTVSKVCVDNTSSACKEQQSLTTSSTSIVEPNSVKSSLRWRKRIGHLFHVIKLRSGWSTSSRHVASSKVEGTKVRKQGWMVRSVRTLTRRKSRKSKS